Proteins encoded within one genomic window of Rhodohalobacter sp. SW132:
- the gldC gene encoding gliding motility protein GldC → MSSNKKNINIEVELDQKNIPTNIRWNATDLEGYDEASCRAMLLALWDHNQKDTLRLDLWTRDMTVDEMKIFFHQTLVTMADTLENATNDSRISGDMRDFCAYFAERMEIKEK, encoded by the coding sequence ATGTCATCCAATAAAAAGAATATCAATATTGAAGTAGAACTGGATCAAAAAAACATCCCCACAAATATCAGGTGGAATGCAACCGATCTTGAAGGGTATGACGAGGCTTCCTGCCGTGCGATGCTTCTTGCATTGTGGGATCACAATCAAAAAGATACCCTTCGTCTGGATCTCTGGACCCGTGATATGACCGTGGATGAGATGAAAATATTTTTTCACCAAACCCTGGTAACCATGGCGGATACTCTTGAAAACGCCACCAATGATTCAAGAATCAGCGGTGACATGCGTGATTTTTGCGCCTATTTTGCAGAACGCATGGAAATAAAAGAGAAATAA
- a CDS encoding acetyl-CoA carboxylase carboxyltransferase subunit alpha, which produces MQYLDFEKPIADLEAKIEELQDLSVGDGVLKPEIDRLRKKAEQLRESIFANLTRWQRVQLARHPERPYTLDYIERITEDFIELHGDRYFGDDHAIVGGFGTIDGKSVMIIGHQKGRDTKNRQYRNFGMANPEGYRKAYRLMKLAEKFDIPIITLLDTPGAFPGLEAEERGQAEAIAKNLKMMAGLEVPMISIVIGEGASGGAIGIGMGNEVYMMENTWYSVIAPESCSSILWKTWDYKEQAAEALKPTAKDLLELKVIDGIIPEPIGGAHRDYNKAAEAVKECCLKSLKRLGKLSGNKLVDQRIEKYGSMGVWATAGES; this is translated from the coding sequence ATGCAATATCTCGATTTTGAAAAACCGATAGCCGATCTTGAAGCTAAGATTGAAGAGCTTCAGGATCTTTCCGTAGGGGATGGAGTTTTGAAACCTGAAATTGATCGGCTGAGAAAAAAAGCAGAACAGCTGCGGGAGTCGATCTTTGCGAATCTTACCCGGTGGCAGCGTGTTCAGCTCGCACGGCATCCTGAGCGGCCTTACACACTGGACTACATTGAGCGGATTACCGAAGATTTTATTGAACTTCATGGGGATCGGTATTTCGGTGATGATCATGCGATCGTCGGCGGATTTGGTACGATTGATGGAAAATCTGTAATGATCATCGGTCATCAGAAAGGACGGGATACCAAAAACCGGCAGTACCGAAATTTCGGTATGGCAAATCCCGAAGGCTACAGAAAAGCGTATCGGCTAATGAAACTGGCTGAAAAATTTGATATTCCCATCATCACCCTGCTCGATACACCAGGGGCCTTTCCCGGACTTGAAGCAGAAGAACGCGGCCAGGCTGAAGCGATCGCAAAAAACCTGAAAATGATGGCTGGTCTCGAGGTTCCGATGATAAGCATCGTGATCGGAGAAGGAGCCAGCGGCGGTGCAATCGGAATTGGTATGGGAAATGAGGTATACATGATGGAGAACACATGGTACTCGGTCATTGCCCCGGAATCGTGTTCTTCTATTTTATGGAAAACCTGGGATTATAAAGAACAGGCAGCTGAAGCATTGAAGCCAACAGCGAAGGATCTGCTTGAGCTGAAAGTGATCGACGGCATCATTCCAGAACCCATTGGAGGTGCGCATCGGGATTATAACAAAGCTGCGGAAGCGGTGAAAGAATGCTGCCTGAAGAGTCTGAAGCGCCTTGGAAAACTTAGCGGTAATAAACTGGTAGATCAGCGTATAGAAAAATATGGCTCGATGGGAGTCTGGGCGACTGCCGGTGAATCGTAG
- a CDS encoding thioesterase family protein, translated as MIQFPDRQPIISSTHTLRSRYGETDQMGYVYYGRYPEFFEVARTEMMRDAGLTYRKLEEDGFMLPVISMEIDYRKPVLYDEEMQIEVMLFDRPHIKLHTYYRITTSRSSKPHVNGKVTLCFVDAETRKPVEAPNALIERIRKE; from the coding sequence ATGATTCAATTTCCTGATCGCCAGCCGATAATAAGCTCTACTCACACTCTGCGAAGCCGGTATGGCGAAACCGATCAGATGGGATATGTCTACTACGGGCGGTATCCTGAGTTCTTTGAAGTGGCCAGAACAGAAATGATGCGCGATGCCGGCCTTACATACCGAAAACTTGAAGAGGATGGCTTTATGCTTCCGGTAATCTCGATGGAAATTGATTACAGAAAACCGGTACTCTATGATGAAGAGATGCAAATTGAGGTAATGCTTTTTGACCGGCCACACATCAAACTGCACACCTACTACAGAATAACGACTTCGCGCAGCAGTAAACCTCATGTGAACGGTAAAGTGACTCTCTGTTTTGTGGATGCAGAGACACGAAAACCGGTTGAAGCACCAAACGCATTGATTGAAAGAATCAGAAAAGAATGA
- a CDS encoding DUF2085 domain-containing protein, producing MKLLHPFLYLFVLAGSLFILAVSFGEILWGASVGSGPHWSERMFDGICHRIPDRTYSSGNLLMAVNTRCFGVFAGMAAGFILMPLLKKFTVGNRWPILLLLAAVAVQITDYAGNMFELWENTNHSRAVLGSLLGLSVPLSVSELFYQRKTIE from the coding sequence ATGAAACTTCTGCATCCTTTTCTATACCTCTTCGTATTAGCCGGCAGTCTGTTTATACTTGCAGTCTCTTTCGGGGAGATATTGTGGGGTGCTTCAGTCGGTTCAGGACCACACTGGAGTGAGCGAATGTTTGACGGGATCTGTCACCGGATACCCGACCGGACATACAGCTCAGGAAACCTGCTGATGGCAGTAAATACCCGCTGTTTTGGGGTATTCGCCGGAATGGCGGCCGGATTTATCCTGATGCCGCTCCTGAAGAAATTTACTGTAGGAAACAGATGGCCAATTTTATTACTTTTAGCAGCTGTGGCCGTACAGATTACAGATTACGCGGGAAACATGTTTGAGTTGTGGGAAAATACCAATCACTCCAGAGCAGTGCTGGGAAGTCTGCTGGGTCTTTCGGTTCCGTTGTCTGTATCAGAACTGTTTTATCAACGAAAAACTATAGAATAA
- a CDS encoding DUF4199 domain-containing protein: MDEVEQRAPQNPTLADYMPSAGIVGAIFSVITFAIGLAIGYQQIGSEPSGSFLSPTMLGGVVICLVSCLAGALAVWHFTKEVTPFIKLGQGAALGFITGAVMVILTAILGEIWNFIDPSYTENLVEATIANVEAMDLPDSQKDQMIDGMAESVRSQQSFGSQIIWGIPMNGLLNLVTAMIGVKIFAKKENQESF; encoded by the coding sequence ATGGATGAAGTAGAACAAAGAGCACCCCAAAATCCTACATTAGCAGACTACATGCCGTCTGCAGGTATCGTAGGCGCAATTTTTAGTGTGATTACATTCGCAATCGGGCTGGCGATCGGCTATCAGCAAATTGGTTCAGAACCAAGCGGCTCTTTTCTGTCGCCAACCATGCTTGGCGGAGTGGTCATCTGCCTGGTTTCCTGCCTTGCCGGTGCTCTTGCCGTATGGCATTTTACCAAAGAGGTAACCCCTTTCATAAAACTTGGGCAGGGTGCGGCACTTGGGTTTATCACAGGTGCTGTGATGGTTATTCTTACAGCCATACTTGGTGAAATCTGGAATTTTATTGATCCAAGTTATACCGAAAACCTGGTGGAAGCTACCATTGCCAATGTTGAAGCAATGGATCTGCCTGATTCACAAAAAGATCAAATGATTGACGGAATGGCGGAATCGGTAAGATCACAACAGTCATTTGGTTCACAGATAATCTGGGGAATCCCAATGAATGGATTACTGAACCTGGTTACCGCAATGATTGGCGTTAAAATATTTGCTAAAAAGGAGAATCAGGAGTCGTTTTAG
- a CDS encoding CPBP family intramembrane glutamic endopeptidase produces MNNIQPDSSLIDQLNRPWVERKGFSHWGMALLWLVLMFLTSQVVVAIVAVAVLFITGEVSTAEELLAAMETRLDVLFIGNSAGQILCFGLATFLVVGLHSGAESKLRFLRMGWNDKVPGFMFYAVLLTLFIQPSVMFLGYFNSLLPVPDFIAEMQQNQYRMFEEFLRTDGVLLFGLLHIALVPAFAEEILFRGYILRAFEKSGGIIMAIIFSSLVFALFHLQLTNLLPLATLGAMMAVLTWLSGSIWPAVVAHFVNNGAAVVMGTYMPDTAFADMTPDALPPIWMLALSIVLTVIMIKVIYHNSNYQLKS; encoded by the coding sequence TTGAATAATATTCAACCAGATTCATCACTTATTGATCAGCTGAACAGACCCTGGGTAGAAAGAAAAGGATTTTCTCACTGGGGGATGGCCCTGCTGTGGCTTGTGCTGATGTTCCTGACATCACAAGTTGTAGTTGCCATTGTGGCTGTCGCCGTACTTTTTATTACGGGAGAAGTATCCACCGCGGAAGAGCTGTTGGCGGCGATGGAAACCCGCCTCGATGTTCTGTTTATCGGAAACTCTGCGGGTCAGATTCTCTGTTTCGGTCTGGCAACGTTTCTTGTTGTAGGCCTGCATTCGGGAGCTGAGTCAAAACTTCGCTTTCTGCGAATGGGGTGGAATGATAAAGTGCCGGGTTTTATGTTTTACGCGGTACTTCTGACTCTCTTTATTCAGCCAAGCGTAATGTTTCTGGGTTACTTCAATTCGCTGCTTCCGGTCCCTGATTTTATTGCCGAAATGCAGCAGAACCAGTACCGGATGTTCGAAGAATTTCTGCGAACGGATGGTGTGTTGCTTTTCGGGCTTCTTCATATCGCGCTGGTGCCCGCCTTTGCTGAAGAGATCCTGTTTCGGGGATATATTTTACGGGCTTTCGAAAAGAGCGGCGGAATTATTATGGCAATCATCTTTTCAAGCCTGGTTTTTGCACTTTTTCATTTGCAGCTCACGAATCTTCTCCCTCTTGCTACGCTGGGTGCGATGATGGCAGTACTAACCTGGCTGAGCGGTTCTATATGGCCTGCTGTTGTCGCACACTTTGTGAACAATGGGGCAGCGGTGGTCATGGGAACCTATATGCCCGACACAGCGTTTGCTGATATGACTCCGGATGCACTCCCACCCATCTGGATGCTTGCTTTAAGTATCGTTTTAACCGTTATTATGATTAAGGTGATCTATCATAATTCCAATTATCAGCTGAAGTCATGA